A window from Rhizosphaericola mali encodes these proteins:
- a CDS encoding DUF5977 domain-containing protein, whose translation MHTRLLQILVLILIFSIYQSSAQVIPSGRQAIPKVIASSPQAASLGSYGVNSINMFTGKPTIDLNLYSITQGDFTLPISLSYNSDLIKPQEHAGIMGLGWILNAGGVINRSVNEGVDEILVGNGESPDNKYSYYDNYGTLNNSSWSTTSFLQSLGNGFAYVPSGTYANTAHPNPDVFNFSVGSISGSFYKNQVGQWVISSSTDIDFKIEDTLASNYQITEKIYGGNASASRTISVKRIIYGFTITDDKGIKYVFGRQPGSIEFSANAMDGTTSYNENYIANAWYLTKVILPNSNYSYTLAYSMDNSPIFKVYPNFAAGNYKVNNGSGSYQNVNYAIVRNYQTYLTSITSPDMEIDFYRSHSNDLDYKIASFNNTNKDNWSAYGTDYGPYSSSVLTSYDNVLHWYKLDSMIVKSLLSGQKINKVVPTYFENSNSRLFLTGLSLYGSDTSMVKRYQFGYNSGPLPSTYQTMELDDWGNFNGKDFFNSVAGDSSLVYSVNQFKNIYPTYRKPSMDLNIAGAGYLTSITYPTGGTDNIEYELNSYSKYVTGNASTISFDAIDSTHNVYTGGLRVHKITTLTGDSSKPLVRTFFYQRDYLGGDTLTSGVVAGVPSYFESGTDNNQFNYYKFKITPVLIDNSTNGAHVTYSRVYEKGSDGSLTQYDFTNHDNGFGDRPALSYTENYITYDINGKIAFMNKLKYNSMAHERGKPLSIKYYDSAAHLLKSESYNYFLDSVTTDTRIHAVEFQSEMFGKPTEGSMSLDLSNMFEALQLSAYIPYSYHSHLASKTTTMYYRAGSDSLQETQRFTYNIGNTHQLRTLETMNSKGKSTREGYKYPTDFTGNTVYNAMVGKNMLSSIVEDTNSVNNAQTVLSRTNYQAIYPISGTQTPLFYLPYSYQTQLGSATLSVDDSILAYTYKGDIAEVKHRDGMRDTYIWGYNFQYPVARIHSQTVTYTTAIAAMGGSWSSSNSPYLSDADMRTALNNLRSALSSSGADIFTYTHNPLIGITSETDPTGKISYYQYDPLGRLIRILDNDKNIVRTISYNYRNGSPNLIYKNTAKSGSFTVNTCSANLTGETVTYTVAAGKYESTVSQAAADQLAQNDVDTNGQNYANSNGGCKALISINNINMFSASVMGVLNFIGQDSSTYSIGASGSGTSLLLPTGAYTVVFNTPGANALIDVNGTQKVVNTPAGGATTLGNFSIYQPYTITGYSTYYGNTAQSQIFTKNNCASGLQGSQVTYTVSANSYYSSISQSDANQKATANINANGQTYANNVGTCSALVSITLQKTSSVSTFNPVTVQISSSGNSNIGTYNFPSSNTGSTTISLPAGTYQLKFTLPSTTPYNVPFTLNGSQIANIASGLTTTGSATLSAGTNYTLKAVIGR comes from the coding sequence ATGCATACAAGACTTTTGCAAATTTTAGTCCTCATTTTAATTTTTTCAATTTATCAATCTTCTGCACAGGTTATACCTTCTGGAAGACAAGCAATCCCTAAAGTTATTGCCAGCAGTCCCCAAGCGGCATCGCTAGGTTCCTATGGAGTTAACTCTATTAATATGTTCACAGGCAAACCTACGATTGACTTGAATCTTTATAGTATCACTCAAGGAGATTTCACGTTACCAATCAGTTTGAGTTATAATTCAGATCTCATAAAGCCACAAGAGCATGCTGGTATAATGGGATTAGGTTGGATACTTAATGCTGGAGGTGTCATCAACAGAAGTGTCAATGAGGGTGTGGATGAAATATTGGTGGGTAATGGTGAGAGTCCAGATAATAAATATTCTTACTATGACAATTATGGAACACTAAATAACTCTTCATGGAGTACGACATCCTTTCTTCAATCTCTTGGTAATGGTTTCGCGTACGTCCCATCCGGAACCTATGCGAATACAGCTCATCCAAACCCAGATGTGTTTAATTTTTCTGTAGGTTCAATAAGTGGTTCCTTCTATAAAAATCAAGTAGGTCAATGGGTGATATCCTCTTCCACAGATATTGATTTTAAAATAGAAGATACATTGGCATCGAACTATCAAATAACTGAAAAAATTTACGGTGGAAATGCTAGTGCGTCCAGAACGATTAGTGTAAAGCGGATAATATATGGGTTTACCATCACAGATGATAAAGGGATAAAATATGTATTCGGTCGACAGCCAGGAAGTATAGAATTTTCAGCTAATGCAATGGATGGTACTACATCCTACAATGAAAACTATATAGCTAATGCATGGTATCTGACCAAAGTGATTCTTCCCAACAGTAATTATAGTTACACACTTGCTTATTCAATGGATAATAGTCCGATATTTAAAGTATATCCAAACTTCGCGGCGGGCAATTATAAAGTCAATAATGGTTCTGGTAGCTACCAAAATGTCAATTATGCCATTGTTCGCAATTACCAAACCTATCTCACTTCCATTACTTCTCCAGATATGGAGATAGACTTCTATAGAAGCCACTCTAATGACTTGGATTATAAGATTGCTTCTTTTAATAATACTAATAAAGATAACTGGTCTGCTTATGGTACAGATTATGGACCCTATTCATCTAGTGTCCTAACATCGTATGACAATGTTTTACACTGGTACAAACTAGACAGTATGATCGTTAAATCATTGCTTTCTGGACAAAAAATAAATAAAGTAGTTCCTACTTATTTTGAAAACAGTAATTCGAGGCTTTTTCTTACAGGCCTTAGTTTATATGGCAGCGATACCTCCATGGTTAAACGCTATCAATTTGGCTATAACAGCGGTCCTTTACCATCTACCTATCAGACTATGGAACTCGATGATTGGGGCAATTTTAATGGTAAAGATTTTTTTAATTCCGTTGCAGGGGATAGCTCTCTTGTGTACTCCGTAAACCAATTCAAAAATATTTATCCGACTTACCGCAAACCATCTATGGATTTAAACATTGCAGGAGCTGGTTATCTTACTTCCATAACTTATCCTACGGGAGGTACGGACAATATAGAATATGAACTCAATAGCTATTCCAAATATGTGACGGGGAATGCATCAACCATTAGTTTTGATGCCATTGATAGCACGCACAATGTATATACTGGTGGGCTTCGAGTACACAAAATAACTACGCTTACGGGTGATAGTTCAAAACCATTGGTTAGAACATTTTTCTATCAAAGAGATTATTTAGGAGGAGATACGCTAACTAGCGGAGTTGTAGCAGGAGTGCCATCCTATTTTGAAAGTGGAACAGATAATAACCAGTTTAATTATTATAAATTTAAAATTACTCCCGTTTTAATAGATAATTCAACAAATGGAGCACATGTTACTTACAGCAGGGTCTACGAAAAAGGCAGTGATGGTTCTCTTACTCAATATGACTTTACCAATCATGATAACGGTTTTGGGGACAGACCAGCACTGAGTTACACTGAAAATTATATAACTTATGATATAAATGGAAAAATTGCTTTCATGAATAAACTCAAATATAATTCCATGGCACATGAAAGAGGTAAACCCCTTTCTATAAAATACTACGATAGCGCTGCACATCTTTTAAAAAGTGAATCTTATAATTATTTCTTAGATTCAGTTACTACCGATACTAGGATACATGCTGTGGAATTTCAAAGCGAAATGTTTGGAAAACCAACGGAGGGTTCTATGTCTTTAGATCTTTCTAATATGTTTGAAGCACTTCAACTTTCGGCTTATATCCCTTATTCTTACCATTCACACCTTGCATCGAAGACAACAACAATGTATTATAGAGCTGGTAGTGATTCGTTGCAGGAGACGCAACGCTTTACCTATAATATTGGCAATACACACCAACTCAGGACTTTGGAAACGATGAACTCAAAAGGAAAGTCTACGCGAGAAGGATATAAATATCCAACGGATTTTACGGGTAATACGGTTTATAATGCGATGGTGGGTAAAAATATGCTTTCTTCCATCGTAGAAGATACAAATAGCGTAAATAATGCCCAAACTGTTTTGTCAAGAACGAATTACCAAGCCATTTACCCCATTTCTGGAACGCAAACACCTTTATTCTATTTACCATACAGCTATCAAACACAGTTGGGTAGTGCAACATTATCAGTAGATGATTCTATATTGGCTTATACTTATAAAGGTGATATCGCGGAAGTTAAACATCGTGACGGCATGAGAGATACTTATATATGGGGGTATAATTTTCAATATCCAGTGGCAAGAATACATAGCCAAACGGTTACATACACGACTGCCATCGCTGCAATGGGAGGATCATGGAGTAGTTCTAATAGTCCTTACCTTTCAGATGCGGATATGCGCACCGCTTTAAATAACCTACGCAGTGCATTGTCTTCGTCAGGTGCAGATATTTTTACCTATACGCACAATCCCCTCATTGGTATTACAAGTGAAACTGATCCCACTGGAAAAATTTCCTATTATCAATATGATCCATTAGGACGACTAATTAGAATTTTAGATAATGATAAGAATATTGTGCGTACTATAAGTTATAACTATAGGAATGGATCACCGAACTTAATATATAAAAATACAGCTAAGTCCGGATCTTTTACGGTGAATACTTGCTCTGCAAATCTCACGGGAGAAACAGTTACATATACTGTAGCGGCTGGAAAGTATGAATCTACGGTAAGTCAGGCCGCTGCAGACCAATTGGCTCAAAATGATGTTGATACAAACGGGCAAAATTATGCTAATTCTAATGGAGGATGCAAAGCGCTTATTAGTATCAACAATATTAATATGTTCAGCGCTTCTGTTATGGGAGTACTAAATTTTATAGGCCAAGATAGCTCCACTTATTCTATTGGTGCATCCGGAAGCGGTACTTCCTTATTATTACCCACAGGAGCATACACAGTAGTATTTAATACGCCAGGTGCAAATGCATTAATTGATGTTAATGGGACCCAAAAGGTCGTAAATACGCCTGCGGGAGGTGCAACAACTCTTGGAAATTTTTCAATTTACCAACCTTATACCATAACAGGATATTCTACCTACTATGGAAATACAGCACAGAGTCAAATATTTACTAAAAATAATTGTGCTTCTGGCTTACAAGGCTCACAAGTTACTTATACTGTTTCTGCTAACAGTTACTATTCATCTATCTCCCAAAGTGATGCCAACCAAAAAGCTACAGCAAATATCAATGCAAATGGACAAACATATGCCAATAATGTGGGAACTTGTAGTGCGCTTGTTTCCATTACTCTTCAAAAAACATCATCAGTAAGTACATTTAATCCAGTTACTGTTCAAATAAGTTCTTCTGGGAATTCCAATATTGGCACTTATAATTTCCCGTCAAGTAATACGGGTAGCACAACCATTAGTCTACCAGCAGGAACTTATCAATTAAAGTTTACGCTTCCAAGTACAACTCCATATAATGTACCATTTACGTTAAATGGTAGTCAAATAGCCAATATTGCCTCAGGGTTAACTACAACAGGTTCTGCAACTTTATCAGCTGGTACAAATTATACGCTTAAAGCCGTAATTGGAAGATAA
- a CDS encoding T9SS type A sorting domain-containing protein produces MLKISYLLILLHLISVRIWSQNMDSITLAHIRQARTFYQLGQQYRTGTDVPMDYGKAVEQFEKAAALGDPHGQYALAYMSYKGLGCSQDYGKAVSLFRQGALQGYDNAMYFYGLCLRNGYGIAANKDSATYWLKYADSLGSKQAQMELAAISAENRADSAKELLENIHNAALPSTGSMNSFVRIPGHFPVGDIINGRYKGYLLQYDWSGKNLVQAKSMELELGSFASKISGQWVESGTDSFHFSASLSGDSLVFEPTTYGRTDHYSPDSALSYSLKGAAFNIVQGVDRIYLAGNVTMFSEDRGEPSKPIVLALTREVKTEQKDILLTDTKVYPNPFHDVLNISFSLGAEAMVSLSLNSISGQQVYQKAAQKLFTGTYNFSLQPPAGLAPGVYFLQVSVNGKIHSFKAVKI; encoded by the coding sequence ATGCTTAAAATATCTTATTTATTAATATTACTCCATTTAATTTCAGTTAGAATTTGGTCGCAAAATATGGATAGTATAACACTGGCCCATATACGACAAGCGCGAACCTTCTATCAATTGGGGCAGCAATACCGCACAGGTACAGACGTTCCAATGGATTATGGCAAAGCCGTCGAGCAATTTGAAAAAGCAGCAGCTTTGGGGGATCCGCACGGCCAGTACGCTCTGGCCTACATGTCCTATAAGGGGCTTGGTTGCTCACAAGATTATGGAAAAGCTGTCAGTCTTTTTCGTCAAGGAGCTTTGCAGGGATACGATAATGCCATGTATTTCTATGGTTTGTGTTTACGCAATGGCTACGGAATCGCCGCCAATAAGGACAGTGCAACGTATTGGTTGAAATATGCGGATTCTTTGGGAAGTAAACAAGCCCAGATGGAGCTTGCTGCCATATCAGCAGAAAATAGGGCGGACTCTGCAAAGGAACTATTGGAAAATATCCATAATGCAGCTCTGCCATCAACGGGGTCCATGAACAGTTTTGTACGTATACCTGGTCATTTTCCCGTTGGTGATATTATCAACGGTAGGTATAAAGGTTATCTTTTACAATATGACTGGAGTGGTAAAAATCTCGTGCAGGCGAAATCCATGGAGTTGGAACTGGGTAGCTTTGCTTCAAAAATAAGTGGGCAGTGGGTGGAAAGTGGTACGGATTCTTTCCATTTCTCTGCATCCTTAAGCGGAGACTCTTTGGTATTTGAACCTACGACGTATGGTAGAACAGATCACTACAGTCCAGACAGTGCTTTATCCTATAGCTTAAAAGGCGCTGCATTTAATATCGTTCAAGGAGTTGATAGGATTTATTTGGCTGGAAATGTTACAATGTTTTCTGAAGATCGCGGAGAACCCTCTAAACCCATTGTTTTGGCATTGACGCGGGAAGTAAAAACCGAACAAAAGGATATTTTACTTACTGATACGAAGGTTTATCCTAATCCGTTCCATGATGTTTTAAATATCAGTTTTTCTTTGGGAGCAGAAGCTATGGTATCCTTGTCCTTAAATAGCATTTCAGGACAACAGGTGTATCAAAAAGCGGCACAGAAACTTTTTACGGGAACCTATAATTTCAGCCTACAGCCACCCGCAGGATTGGCCCCCGGTGTTTATTTTTTGCAAGTATCGGTAAACGGTAAAATACATTCATTCAAGGCTGTCAAGATTTAA
- a CDS encoding DUF6443 domain-containing protein, with protein sequence MIYRLRLFAFLILLLCISTVVNAQTSAQNYIATWSAMAPEASATNLLTRPGKDVQLGVQYFDGLGRPMQTVIRQGSLITGATAGDLVTPIEYDSYGRQSKNYLPYAASATDAGFKSSATSAQSTFYASGNPSSPVAGQGENLFYSQTNFELSPLDRPIKTLAPGNSWLGAAKGVATGYYANTTADGVRIWNVTIGSSSGSILSSYASLSTYGVGQLYKTITTDEADKQVIEFKDKDGLVVLKKVQLTGSADDGSGQGHDGWLCTYYMYDDLGNLRCVIQPEGVKTLSSSGWVLSQTTNAKVLSEQCFRYEYDGRNRMTIKKVPGAGPVYTVYDARDLPVMVQDSTLRALGTWNVTKYDNLNRPYKTYQTSNSTAFATLLSAAYNVSPYIPSGDSSNILTVTHYDDYNGLPAGLSSSMLTTWNTYFSATSTSWPYPVMPAKNSTITTKGLVTWSQVKLLGSSTYLSSANIYDDKGRVVQIQSQNVTGGIDVSTTQYSWNGKPLITVNKTQKVGTKPDTTVIVNRYTYDELWRTIKEETKIAYSKVRKDTASDWLVLSQSSYDAIGQLKRKLVGLKRNGNTNTYLSTPIDTLDYDYNIRGWLLGVNRAYTKEGVTTDNTTPPLGEGYAEPSGTLYDPASRLWGFDLAYDKIASALINGQSYNTTAQLTGNIAGMAWKTNSHGRVRKYDFNYDASNRLTGATFGQYTGSAFSNTTVNYNVSGLTYDNNGNITAMNQYGLKTSSNSSALVDQLTYTYQSGSNKLAKVADAVSNASENLGDFQNGTNTDDDYAYDGNGNLTKDQNKTISSITYNYLNLPQVVTVTGTGTVTYVYDASGNKWKKAVYNQATGKTDSTLYLGNNQYRNDTLQFFGTSEGRVRTKDSTGLILDYFFKDHLGNVRLVVTDQYGLQSPILEETHYYPFGLTMKGISSSQSNPMLTNKDKTFQGQKFDDELGLDWLEFKYRNHDPQIGRFIEIDPLADQYEYNSTYAFSENKVTGNVELEGLESVTVPTPEGPIPMVPIVQNPSASHSGPRPQTLGEALHDLIVNTASFLREAIITTATSTVANGYRLHALLSEGSNEKKDVDGVRPQTLVKSNGVSKQNKTNTETGSYTNTHKSGKTYSGKGSKSRSQKSAKRVERENNDPHIATDFTPANSERDAFKDEDTRIEQNGGHGNSSKNYNRRASPGKKYKKQDNTP encoded by the coding sequence ATGATATACAGATTAAGATTATTCGCTTTTTTAATATTATTACTTTGTATCTCTACTGTAGTAAATGCTCAGACGAGCGCCCAAAATTATATAGCCACTTGGTCCGCCATGGCCCCTGAGGCGAGTGCAACCAACCTGCTTACACGTCCGGGCAAGGATGTACAATTGGGAGTACAGTACTTTGATGGACTCGGTAGACCGATGCAAACCGTTATCCGTCAAGGCTCTTTAATAACTGGAGCTACGGCTGGTGATTTGGTAACCCCTATCGAATACGATAGTTATGGTAGGCAATCCAAAAACTACTTGCCATATGCAGCTTCAGCTACAGACGCAGGTTTTAAAAGTAGTGCCACCTCTGCACAATCGACTTTTTATGCATCAGGCAATCCCTCCAGTCCGGTTGCAGGTCAAGGTGAAAACTTGTTTTATAGTCAAACCAATTTTGAACTATCTCCTCTGGATCGCCCGATAAAAACGCTGGCTCCGGGTAACAGTTGGTTGGGGGCAGCAAAAGGGGTTGCTACTGGTTACTATGCAAATACAACAGCAGATGGTGTGCGTATTTGGAATGTTACCATAGGAAGTAGCAGCGGAAGTATCTTAAGTTCTTATGCCAGTCTATCTACTTATGGTGTGGGACAACTTTATAAAACAATTACTACAGACGAAGCTGATAAACAGGTCATAGAATTTAAGGACAAGGATGGCCTTGTAGTTCTAAAAAAAGTGCAACTTACAGGCAGCGCGGATGATGGTTCTGGACAGGGTCATGACGGATGGCTTTGTACTTATTATATGTACGATGATTTAGGGAATCTACGCTGTGTCATACAGCCTGAAGGCGTTAAAACCCTTTCTTCTTCTGGATGGGTATTGAGCCAAACAACGAACGCCAAAGTTTTATCTGAACAATGTTTTCGCTACGAATACGATGGTCGTAATAGAATGACGATCAAGAAAGTTCCTGGTGCAGGTCCAGTATATACAGTCTATGACGCACGTGATTTACCTGTAATGGTGCAGGATTCTACCTTGCGAGCTTTGGGCACTTGGAATGTTACTAAATATGATAATCTGAACCGTCCTTATAAAACTTATCAGACGTCTAATAGTACCGCATTTGCCACTTTGTTATCGGCAGCTTACAACGTCTCCCCCTATATTCCTTCTGGGGATAGCTCCAATATACTGACAGTAACCCATTATGATGATTATAACGGGCTTCCAGCAGGATTGTCATCTTCCATGCTGACAACTTGGAACACTTATTTTTCTGCTACGAGCACTTCCTGGCCATATCCAGTAATGCCCGCGAAAAATAGTACGATCACAACCAAGGGTTTGGTGACTTGGTCACAGGTAAAGTTACTTGGAAGCTCCACCTACTTGTCTTCAGCAAACATATATGATGACAAGGGACGGGTGGTGCAGATACAATCACAAAATGTAACCGGTGGTATAGACGTATCGACCACTCAGTACAGCTGGAATGGCAAACCTCTTATTACCGTCAACAAGACCCAAAAAGTAGGGACAAAACCAGATACGACCGTTATCGTCAACCGTTACACCTATGATGAGCTTTGGAGAACGATAAAAGAGGAAACAAAAATAGCCTATTCTAAAGTACGCAAGGATACCGCTAGTGATTGGCTTGTATTGTCGCAGAGTAGTTATGACGCTATTGGTCAGCTAAAACGTAAACTCGTAGGGCTTAAAAGAAACGGTAATACAAATACGTATCTTTCTACGCCTATTGATACACTAGACTATGATTATAATATCAGGGGATGGTTATTGGGCGTTAATAGAGCTTATACCAAAGAAGGGGTTACAACCGATAATACCACACCTCCCTTGGGTGAAGGCTACGCGGAACCGTCAGGAACGCTCTATGATCCAGCTTCCCGACTTTGGGGTTTTGATCTTGCCTACGACAAGATAGCATCGGCCTTAATTAATGGTCAATCCTATAATACCACAGCCCAGTTAACGGGCAACATTGCAGGTATGGCATGGAAAACAAATAGTCATGGTAGAGTAAGAAAATATGATTTTAATTACGATGCCTCGAATAGGCTTACCGGTGCTACTTTTGGTCAGTACACAGGAAGTGCATTTTCCAACACCACTGTGAATTATAATGTATCTGGGTTGACATATGATAACAATGGCAATATCACTGCCATGAACCAATACGGGCTGAAAACCTCGTCCAATAGCTCTGCTCTGGTGGATCAGTTGACTTATACCTACCAGAGTGGCAGCAATAAATTGGCAAAAGTGGCAGATGCCGTAAGTAATGCGTCTGAAAACTTGGGGGATTTTCAAAATGGAACCAATACGGATGATGATTACGCCTACGATGGTAATGGAAATTTGACAAAAGACCAGAACAAAACAATTTCCTCCATAACGTATAATTACCTAAATTTACCGCAGGTAGTCACGGTGACTGGCACAGGTACGGTTACCTATGTGTATGATGCATCTGGAAACAAGTGGAAAAAAGCGGTTTATAATCAGGCAACGGGAAAAACCGATTCCACACTATACTTGGGTAATAACCAGTACCGCAATGACACATTACAGTTCTTTGGCACAAGTGAAGGTAGAGTCAGGACAAAGGATAGTACGGGATTAATACTGGACTATTTCTTTAAGGATCATTTAGGAAATGTTCGCTTAGTAGTAACTGATCAATATGGTCTACAAAGCCCCATTCTTGAAGAAACTCATTACTATCCGTTCGGGCTCACAATGAAGGGAATATCTTCAAGTCAGAGCAACCCGATGCTGACAAACAAGGACAAGACGTTCCAAGGACAGAAGTTCGATGATGAGTTAGGACTTGATTGGTTAGAATTTAAATACCGTAATCATGATCCACAAATCGGTAGATTTATTGAAATCGATCCTCTGGCAGATCAGTATGAATACAATAGTACTTATGCATTTAGTGAAAATAAAGTCACAGGAAATGTAGAGTTAGAAGGGTTGGAATCTGTGACAGTACCAACTCCCGAAGGTCCAATACCAATGGTTCCGATTGTACAAAATCCTTCTGCTTCACACAGTGGGCCTCGTCCTCAAACATTGGGAGAAGCATTGCACGATCTTATTGTAAATACTGCGTCTTTTTTACGTGAAGCAATTATAACAACTGCCACAAGTACAGTAGCAAATGGATATCGATTACACGCTTTGCTTTCTGAAGGTTCTAATGAAAAAAAAGATGTTGACGGTGTTAGACCACAGACACTTGTTAAATCAAATGGCGTTAGCAAACAGAATAAGACGAATACAGAAACGGGATCCTATACAAATACACATAAAAGTGGTAAGACTTATAGTGGAAAGGGAAGTAAAAGTAGGTCTCAAAAATCAGCCAAAAGGGTTGAGAGAGAAAATAATGATCCTCATATAGCTACAGATTTTACTCCAGCTAATTCAGAACGTGACGCTTTTAAAGATGAGGATACACGCATTGAACAAAATGGAGGACATGGTAATTCCTCTAAAAATTATAATAGAAGAGCATCTCCTGGTAAAAAATATAAAAAACAAGATAATACACCTTAA
- a CDS encoding leucine-rich repeat domain-containing protein, which yields MVIPLKIIIEEHLLVKNIKNKIIHLNIFMAIIIKEGFKFFENTSGKNVELIIDVSRIEESMNYYKKNKVDGIIISPAHGYNIENVDFLKKYSFIKNVSISDIPNIDGLFFLKKLESLYISGTDLHIDFANFPNLKKLIVDWSPFVININECRALEILSLYKYKPASKDLSEFSEIDSLKSLTITQSTVNSLNGLDSLKKMENLELNYCNKLLKLGHLEGCKYNLTQLLIDHCKNIENYEYVKLLNALKILAFNNCGSISSIQFIKEMSNLKDFRFVGTSVIDGDLTPCVGLEHVGFFDKKHYSHTYNSLNKNS from the coding sequence ATGGTAATTCCTCTAAAAATTATAATAGAAGAGCATCTCCTGGTAAAAAATATAAAAAACAAGATAATACACCTTAATATATTTATGGCAATAATAATAAAAGAAGGATTTAAATTTTTTGAAAATACATCTGGTAAAAACGTCGAATTAATAATAGATGTATCTCGAATTGAAGAGTCAATGAATTATTATAAGAAAAATAAAGTTGATGGAATCATTATTTCACCTGCACACGGATATAATATTGAAAATGTAGACTTTCTTAAAAAGTATTCTTTTATTAAAAATGTTTCAATATCAGATATACCTAATATTGATGGATTATTTTTCTTAAAAAAATTAGAATCTTTGTATATCTCTGGAACAGACCTTCATATTGATTTTGCAAATTTTCCAAATCTAAAAAAATTAATAGTTGATTGGAGCCCATTTGTTATAAATATAAATGAATGTAGAGCTCTGGAGATTTTATCTTTATACAAATATAAACCTGCATCAAAAGATTTATCAGAATTTTCAGAAATTGATAGTCTAAAATCTTTAACGATAACCCAATCTACAGTTAATTCCTTGAATGGATTGGATAGTTTAAAAAAAATGGAGAATTTAGAACTAAACTATTGTAATAAATTACTAAAGTTAGGTCATTTAGAAGGTTGTAAATATAATTTAACTCAATTATTAATAGATCATTGTAAAAATATCGAAAATTATGAATACGTCAAGTTATTAAATGCTTTAAAAATATTGGCATTTAATAATTGTGGTTCAATCTCTTCGATTCAATTTATTAAAGAAATGTCTAATCTAAAAGATTTTAGGTTTGTAGGCACCTCCGTTATTGACGGGGATTTAACTCCGTGTGTTGGTTTAGAACATGTAGGCTTTTTTGATAAGAAACATTATTCACATACTTACAATAGTTTAAATAAAAACAGTTAA